From the genome of Chionomys nivalis chromosome 9, mChiNiv1.1, whole genome shotgun sequence:
GTGTATCTGTCATCGGGATTAGCAAAAAgcaggtttatttcttttttttttctttttttttttttttggtttttcgagacagggtttctctgtggctttggagcctgtcctggaactagctcttgtagaccaggctggtctcgaactcacagagattcacctgcctctgcctcccaagagctgggattaaaggcgtgcgccaccaccgcccggcaagcaggCTTATTTCTAAGACCCTTCCAGCCCCAGCTTGGAGAAGGGGTCTTGAAGTGCTAAAGCTGTGTAGCTACAACTTTTATTCTGTTATCCAGAAAGTATCTTCTTTCCTGATGTCATGGGATGCAGTTTGTTACAGATAATCTTTATGGCAGACAGTCAGTAAATAAGTTTGTGTCCTCTCCTGACCACAAGTAGTATAGCATCTCCTTTTCCCCGCTTTCCCTTAGGATAGAATATTCTAGtattgctggagagatggctcagaggttaagaggattgcttgttcttccaaaggtcctgagttcaattcccagcaactacatggaggctcacaaccatctgtaatgaggtctggtgccctcttctgacctgtgggcatacacacagacagaatattgtatacataataaataaataaatatttaaaaaaaaaagaaaaaaaagaaatgtttttagtgGCATATATTATTTGTACATAATAATGGGTTTCGTTGTGACATTTTCGTACGTGTTCATGCTGTATTTTAGCCACAATCTGTTTCTGACCATGACCTGAATTTACTCAGAATGTAGTACTTTGAGAAAGCTGAAATTTGGGCCAGAGAGgtgtctcagcagttaaagagcacACACTCTTCTagtattcttaatattttatatttatgtttaatgtgtaggagtgttttgctttcatgtgcaccatgtgtgtgcctgatgcccaaagGCAGCCAAAAGCAAGCATTGGATCTctgggaactagagttacaggtggttatgagccaccatgcgggtgctaggaaccaaacccctGTCAGTGTACCATGGATATGCAGTactcaaagaggccagaagagggtgtggggtcatctggacctggagttgtgagtcaccatgtgggtgctaggaattgaactcaggtcatctggagccatctctcctgtctacAAGTACtcttcttgcagagaaccctagTCTGGTTCCCACCATTCATGTCCAGGGGCTTACactgcctgtaactacagctcttGGAGGCTCCAATTCCTTTGACTTGcacaggcatctgcactcacatgtacatacctccacacagacacataattaaaaacaaagtgaatctttaaaaaaaaaaaaaaaaaggaaagttgaAATTCTGTTTCTAAACTTTTGCCTGACTGCATGCTAAGTTACTTGCAGAAGTCACCTTTTTTACTCTGCAGAAGATGGTGCTCACTCTGAAATCCCCACAGGTTAGTGTAAGCTTCCGTGCACATGTACTTAGTAATACAGCTAGATGACAGTAGCTTTAAAGGGCTTTCTTGGTTGTAATGAGGGGTTTAGAATGCCAGGAGCATCACCTGCTCGTGTCCCTGCTTTGTTGCACTGACGTAAGAGACTGACTTAGGACATACTTAAGACACTTGAAGTGTCCACTTGGCTTCTTAATTACCCTCTCTGCTTTAAAGTACATTGGGCCTGGTATTTTCATAATGttctttgtcatttttgtttattgtttttatttctgtcttccagTTTAAGAAAAGCCCTCCTAAGATCCCTTATAAGGCCATTGCACTAGCCACCGTGCTGTTTTTGATTGGCACCTTCCTCATAATCATAGGCTCTCTCCTGCTTTCCGGCTACATCAGCAAAGGGGTAAGCTAACCGGTGTGTGAGACTGCGCCATGGGTCTCACCTGTGAGCCAGAGCACTCTAGGCTCTAGATTAAATTCTACTAAAATCACAAGGCGTGGTTTCCTTTCCCCTTTAAGCAAATGTTTCCATAATTCCTATAAGGTACAGCTTCTCGTACAGCTTAGAATAATACATCTGTGCCTGGCTTCGGGCTTCCAGACTGGTACAAGGCCGTAGCTAGAGTAGCATGCGTCGTGGTGCTGCAGCAGTGTCTGGGGAGAGGCAGTGAGTCTATGTAAGAGCGTGGCCACCGGACCTTGTAATTGGGTCCCTTTTTCCCTTGGTTTGGTCAGAGTCCTGTTGAGTTTCAGTAGTCAAAGCCTAGGTGGTGCTTGGCAGTTCTTCCCCTTGAGTTATGTTTGTGTACTCTGTGTCTTAAGTTGTCCGAAACAGGCATTCTGATCACGGTGCAGGCCCATTCTTTCACACCCTAGGAGAAGACGCAGTTCCTCCTGGTCTTTTATGgttcaaaaagcaaaaattaagcATCATCCAGTTGCTCAGATGACAGATAAGTAAAATTGTAGAACATGCATTTCAGGGAATGTTACATGCCATTATAGCTTAAACAAGATTtggggtatttttgttttgttttgtttttaagacaagggtTTTTCTACACAGCcctagctgacctagaactcactgtgtagaccaggctggctttgaacttagagatcctcctacctctgcctccagggtgctaggattagaggtgtgtgcagcttatgtaatattaatattacttaatattaGTAGTATTAGAGGACAAGAGTGTGTTGTGTTTACAATTTTAAGAAGTAATAGGGAAGTTGCTCATCAAGAAAGTGCTTCAGGCTCTGAGTTCTGGTTCCTAGCACTCagataaaaagccagatgtgttgGCATGCTTCTGTCACCCAGCACTGCAGGGTGGAGGTGGCATATCCCCAGAGCTGGATGGCCAAAACTGCCTGTAAGTCTAGCTCCAGGGGGACTTGAAACTTCTGACAACTTCCAGCAGCTACTCCTAGGaacttaattgaaaataaatgtggaacataattaaaaataaattggggCTGAAGGGatagctctgtggttaaaagcactggctattctCCCTAGAgaattgctgtgataagacaccatgaccaaggtaacatAGTTCAGGACTCACAGTTCCAAGGGATGGTAGAGTCCACGACTGTTGGTCTCAGAAGAGCTGGTAGGCTTTTAGACTGTTGAGACTGGGAAAGACTGttgggacttttgaagttggactagtagccgggcggtggtggcgcacggcctttaatcccagcactcgggaggcagaggcaggtggatctctgtgagttcgaggcctgcctggtctacaagagctagttccaggacaggaaccaaaaccacagagaaaccctgtctcgaaaaaccaaaaataaataaataaataaataaataaataaataaataaataaataaataaaataaaaaagaaaaacaaggcagtggtggcacacgcctttaatcccagcactcaggaggcagaagcagttggatctctgtgagtttgagctaattccaggataggctccaaagctacagagaaaccctgtctcgaaaaacaaacaaaacaaaacaaaacaaaaagccgggtggtggtggtggttcacgcctttaatcccagcactagagagggtagagaggcaggtgaatctctgtgagttcaaggccagcctggtctaaagagtgagttcctggacaatTCCAAacctacactgagaaaccctgtctcaaaaaaccaaaaagaaaagaagagcctTGAGGAAGTTGCTTGAGGTCAACCTCTGGCACTCGTGCGTACATGTGCACTTGTAGACACCAAACACACAGGTGTGCGCTCACGTGCTCACGCACACACAGTTTGAAACCGAGGAGGAAATAAACCTTAAacttaaaaatagtttttcttttttataattttgaatttgttgGTTAATTTGTAATCAAAAGGAAATTGGGAGTgtagtgcttgcctaacatgcccAAGGATCTTAATTCAATCCCTAACACTGATAAAAGAGGGGGTGACAATTTATGATCagcaggaagagatgggaaggtgTAACTTGTGTGGTACTAATATTTTCCTTCTGCCACCAGGGGGCAGACCGAGCTGTTCCTGTCCTCATCATTGGCATTTTGGTGTTCCTGCCAGGATTTTATCATTTGCGCATCGCCTACTATGCATCCAAAGGCTACCGGGGTTACTCCTATGATGACATTCCAGACTTTGATGACTAGCTGTCACCTCGGCCTTCTGAAGAGACAAGGCACCCACTTAGAGACGTGGAGCAGGAACTATGGCTGAGGGCTGAGGAAGTCTACAGTTTGCAGATGTTTTGCAAGACAATGGCCGGATTGTATGAGTCCTTTTCCAAAATGTTCGTGCTTTGTAATTAGCTAATTAGGACATGCTGTTTTCATCTGCTGGCCCTGGCACAGCTTGACAAGTTTTTCCACCTGCGTATGCATCATGTCAGAACTGTGAGGCTAATTGTCTGGGAAGGCAGACTGTTCCGTAGTGAAAAGTGCTACCCTTGGGGTGAGCCTCCCTTTTGCCCTCGTCGTCAGTTTTTGTAGCATATGGAAAATGTATTATGTATAGTTTCTTATtactaagtaatttatttttaaaatatctatcttaCCCTTCACACTCTCCTCTACCTGCACATCatggtaaaattaaaatatctgtCTCATCCTATATGCTCTCTACCTTCATACCTTCATATTCTGATAAGACTAAATATCTGTGATCCATCTataataggcttttttttttcctctgtggctttggagcctgtcttggaactagctcttgtagaccaggctggcctcaaactcacagagatccgcccgcctctgcctcccgagtgctgggattaaaggcatgcaccaccaccgcctggcttgtaataggcttttttaaaaaactgacagCAACCTAGAATTTTTAAACCACAAAGTAGGTTTTCAAAATGTAAGCTTCGCTGAATATGGTGGCATATGCCctgatcttagcacttgggaggcagaggcaggcggatctctgtgagttcaaggcctaccaAGTGAGAcctctgaaataaaaaaacaaaaccaaaatacttCCTCTGGTCTCCGTAGGTTACCCTCCACAAGACTCAGGTGAGCCTGCCTTCGTAGATCAAGAGGGTACGTGACTTGCCTTTAAGGACGAGACTTGGGCTGTTTCTTAGTAAAACTGTAATAGATACGTGTGCTTGGAGTTTATAACCCTACTGCTGGCACCTGGTACTATGACATCATTCTGCTCAGTATTACAAGACTTGGCCAAGATCCCTGCTAATGTATTAGGTCAAATTTGGTTTTCAGCTTGCAAaaagtgacatttttaaaaaatactaaagtgTCATAATTCAAATTCTGgagttaaaatgattttttttaggcGTGTTTTAGAAAAGCATTCTACTGATTTggtgcatttaatcccagtacccaggagtgCCTTTGTTTTTGGGTAACTGGCTGTATGAGTCAGACTCTGCTTTCCAATCAGTTTTTTCCTTTGAGGTTATAGACCTGGGCAGCTAGAAGTCTGGGCTGTCATCAACTAAGATTTGCAAGATTGTGAACAGGGGAGTTTGGGGGGAAAGATAATTTTTGGATGTGTTGAAACTAGATGTCTGCTCAGCATCCAAGGAGAGTTATGGAGAGGgagacagtttttgttttttgttttggtttttcgagacagggtttctctggctttggagcctgtcctggaaccagctctgtagaccaggctggtctcgaactcacagagatccgcctgcctctgcctcccaagtgctgggattaaagagggaGACAGTTGTAGAGCTGTATGTCTGGGAGTCGGATTGGGTTTGTCTGGAGGCAGAAATGTTAGTTAGAGTCGGTGTTTGGATAGTATCGTCAGAGCCATGGAGCTCATCAGTGGACTTACACACTTAGAAGGAAACAACTGGCTGTTCAGTCGTACCAAAGATTTTGGTGGAAATTATAGGGTAtgataagaaataagaaatgatAGAAGGGTATAGAATTCAAGGGTAAGATCTGTTCGGGTTCATCTCCATGTTGCCCACATAAGTTCCTTGTGTTACTTTCCGGAGAGTTGTGAGCATAGAAACACATGCCCCTGGTGGGCATGGTAgttggcacacactttaattccagcactctagaggcagaggcagatagatctctg
Proteins encoded in this window:
- the Tmem230 gene encoding transmembrane protein 230; amino-acid sequence: MMPSRTNLATGIPSSKVKYSRLASTDDGYIDLQFKKSPPKIPYKAIALATVLFLIGTFLIIIGSLLLSGYISKGGADRAVPVLIIGILVFLPGFYHLRIAYYASKGYRGYSYDDIPDFDD